A genomic stretch from Coffea arabica cultivar ET-39 chromosome 10c, Coffea Arabica ET-39 HiFi, whole genome shotgun sequence includes:
- the LOC113715117 gene encoding proteasome subunit beta type-3-A: protein MSIFEYNGSALVAMVGKNCFAIASDRRLGVQLQTIATDFQRIYRIHDKLFIGLSGLATDAQTLYQRLVFRHKLYQLREERDMKPETFASLVSAILYEKRFGPYFCQPVIAGLGEEDKPFICTMDSIGAKELAKDFVVAGTASESLYGACEAMFKPDMEAEELFETISQALLSSVDRDCLSGWGGHVYVVTPTEVKERILKGRMD, encoded by the exons ATGTCG ATCTTCGAGTACAATGGAAGTGCCCTGGTGGCAATGGTGGGGAAGAATTGCTTTGCAATTGCCAGCGATCGGCGGCTGGGAGTGCAGCTGCAGACAATCGCCACTGATTTCCAGAGGATTTACAGAATCCACGATAAACTATTCATCGGACTCTCTGGTCTCGCTACCGATGCACAAACCCT GTATCAACGGCTTGTTTTTCGGCATAAGTTGTATCAGCTGAGAGAAGAGAGGGACATGAAGCCTGAAACTTTTGCCAGCCTTGTTTCTGCGATTCTTTATGAGAAAAG ATTTGGTCCATATTTCTGCCAACCTGTGATTGCCGGATTAGGAGAAGAAGACAAACCTTTCATCTGCACAATGGATTCGATTGGAGCCAA GGAGCTTGCTAAAGATTTTGTTGTTGCTGGAACTGCTTCTGAATCCTTATATGGTGCCTGCGAAGCAATGTTCAAACCGGACATG GAAGCTGAAGAGTTGTTTGAGACTATCTCTCAGGCACTCCTATCCTCAGTAGACCGTGACTGTTTAAGTGGCTGGGGAGGACATGTTTATGTTGT CACACCTACAGAAGTCAAAGAAAGGATCTTGAAGGGAAGGATGGATTGA